The Pseudomonas entomophila genome segment TTCGGCCCGGTCAAGTATTCGATCCTGCCCCAGGCCCTGCGTGAAGAGGAGCTGGTGGGGGGTAATGGCCTGGTGGAGATGGGCACGTTCCTGGCGATCCTGGCCGGCACCATTGGTGCCGGTGTGATGATGTCGTCTTCGAACTACGCCACCGTCGCTGCCATAGGCGTGGTGGGCACTGCGGTGCTCGGTTACCTGGCCAGTCGCTGGATCCCCCGCGCCGCCGCTGCGGCGCCGCAGATGAAACTGGACTGGAACATCTTCCGCCAGTCGTGGGCCACCTTGCGCATGGGGCTGGGGCAGACCCCGGCGGTGTCGCGCTCGATCGTCGGTAACTCGTGGTTCTGGTTCGTCGGTGCCATCTACCTCACGCAGATCCCGGCCTATGCCAAGGACTGGCTGCACGGTGATGAAACCGTGGTGACCCTGGTGCTGACCCTGTTCTCGGTGGGCATCGCCATCGGTTCGCTGCTGTGTGAGCGGCTCAGCGGGCGCAAGGTGGAGATCGGCCTGGTGCCCTTCGGTTCCTTTGGCCTGACCCTGTTCGGTTTGCTCTGGTGGTGGCATTCGGGCGATGTACCGGCCGGCGCCGTGCCCCACGACTGGCTGGCGTTGCTGGGCATGAGCCAGGCCTGGTGGATTGTGCTGTCCATCGTCGGGCTGGGCATCTTCGGTGGTTTCTACATCGTGCCGCTGTACGCGCTGATCCAGGCGCGTACCCCGGAAGATCAGCGGGCTCGGGTGATCGCCGCCAACAACATCCTCAATGCACTGTTCATGGTGGTCTCGGCGGTCGTCACCATCGTCCTGCTGAGCGTTGCAGAACTGAGCATTCCGCAGCTGTTCCTGGTGGTGTCGCTGCTCAACATCGCGGTGAACGCCTACATCTTCAGGATCGTGCCCGAGTTCACCATGCGCTTCCTGATCTGGCTGCTCAGCCATTCGATGTACCGGGTCGAGCACCGTGAGCTGGAGCGCATCCCCGACGAGGGCGCAGCCTTGCTGGTGTGCAACCATGTGTCGTTCGTCGATGCATTGTTGATCGGCGGCGCCATTCGCCGGCCGGTGCGTTTCGTCATGTACTACAAGATCTACAACTTGCCGGTGCTCAACTTCGTGTTCCGTACCGCTGGCGCGATCCCCATCGCCGGGCGCGGTGAAGACGAGGCGACCTACGCGCGCGCTTTCGCCCGCATTGCCCAGTACCTGGCCGACGGCGAACTGGTGTGCATCTTCCCCGAAGGCAAGCTCAGTGCCGACGGTGAGATCGATGTGTTCAAGGGGGGCGTGAACCGCATCCTGCAGGAAACGCCGGTGCCGGTGATTCCGCTGGCGTTGCAGGGGCTGTGGGGCAGCTTCTTCAGTCGCGACCCGAACAAGGGCTTCTTCAAGCGCTTGTGGTCGCGGGTGACCATCGTGGCCGGCGCCGCCATCCCGGTGGAGGCGGCGCAGCCCGAGGCGCTACGCGAGCAGGTCAGCCTGTTGCGCGGCGATAGTCGTTGAGGGGCAGGGAAGTGGAGGTCAGCTGGCGCTGACCTTCAGGCCAACCAGGCCGGTGATGATCAGCGCGACGCTGGCCAGGCGCACCAACGCCATCGATTCGCCGAACAGGATGATCCCGGCGATCACCGTGCCAACCGCACCGACGCCGGTCCAGATGGCATAGGCGGTACCCAGCGGCAGCTCTTTCATGGCCAGGCCTAGCAGGCCGAGGCTGATGACCATGGCGCCGACCGTGAGAAGGGTGGGGAGTGGGCGAGTGAAGCCGTCGGTGTACTTGAGGCCGACAGCCCAGCCGACTTCGAACAGGCCGGCGAAGAACAGGATGATCCAGGACATGGTGAGTCTCCATCGTTATCAATGATGGGGCCGTCCCCGGAGCGATCACGCACTGCGTCGTGAGGTCGTCCTCACAGTGCGCACTATAGTGCACATAATTCGAAGGTGGGGCAAGCCAGGGGGATCAGTGGTGCAGGGTGGTTCGCCGGCAAGCCGGCTCCTACAGGTACAGCATGCTTCGTAGGAGCCGGCTTGCCGGCGAACGGGGCGGCGCTCGGAGCGACTCAGACCCCTTGCGGAATCTCCTCGCCCCCCAGCGCCTCGAACAGCGCCGGCAGGAACTCGGTGAAGGTCATCATCATCAGGGTGAAGCTGGCGTCGAATTGCTGCTGGGCTTCATCGCCGCCGTCCTGCTCGGCTTGTTCCTGCAGCAGTTCCTCGAACTTCAGGCGCTTGATCACGGTCTTGTCGTCGAGCACGAACGACAGCTTGTCCTGCCAGGCCAAGGCCAGCTGCGTGACGACCTTGCCGGTGCTCAGGTGCAGCTGGATCTCTTCACCGGTCAGGTCCTGGCGCTTGCAGCGCACGATGCCGCCGTCTTCACCGGTGTCGCGCAGCTCGCACTCGTCCAGCACATAGAAGCCTTCGGCGGCTTGTTGCGACTTGACCCAGTCGGTCATGGTCGCGGCCGGGGCGATCTTCACGGTCACCGGCCGCACCGGCAGCGAGCCCATGACTTCGCGCAGGGTCGACAGCAGGTCCTCGGCACGCTTGGCGCTGGCCGAATTGACCAGGATCAGGCCCAGGCGCGGGGCGATGGCGGCGAAGATCATCGAGCGGCGGATGAACGCCCGCGGCAGGAAGGCCTGGATGATCTCGTCCTTGATCTGGTCGCGCTCCTTCTTATAGACCTTGCGCATCTGCTCGGTCTCGATTTCCTCGACCTTCTCCTTGACCGCGTCGTTGACCACGCTGCTGGGCAGGATACGTTCTTCTTTGCGCGCGGCGATCAGCAGGAATTCACCGCTGACGTGCACCAGGGGAGCATCGGCGCCCTTGCCGAACGGGGCGACGAAACCGTAGGTGGTCAGCTCCTGGCTGGCGCAGGGGCGGGCCGGCTTGCTGGCCAGGGCGGCTTCCAGCGCTTCGGGCTCGAACGGGACATCCTGGGTCAGGCGGTAGGTCAGCAGGTTCTTGAACCACATGAGGGGGAATCTCTCCTTAATGCATAAGGCGGGCATTATTCTCCGAGCGGTGGTTCGAGGCCAGCCCTGTCAGAGGGCCAGCAAGCATATATAAGGAGGGAAAAGCCCGGCGCAGCTAGGTCTTTGAAAGGCCTGGCATTTTTTTTTGATTTTTTTGAAAAAAGTGCTTGCCAGGGTAAAGGGTCCTCCGTAGAATGCGCGCCACACCGAGACGAAGGGTGATTAGCTCAGCCGGGAGAGCATCTGCCTTACAAGCAGAGGGTCGGCGGTTCGATCCCGTCATCACCCACCACTCGATGTATAGCGCGGCGGTAGTTCAGTCGGTTAGAATACCGGCCTGTCACGCCGGGGGTCGCGGGTTCGAGTCCCGTCCGCCGCGCCATATTCAGCTTCAAGGGCCCACTGAACACCCTGAAGCTACAGAGAAAGCGACCTTAGGGTCGCTTTTTTTGTTTCTGGCATTGCGCCAGAATGCCCCCTGTCCGCCGCACGTGGCCAGCAGGCCCTGCGCCGGTTCTTATCGCAAGCAAGAGACCGACCATGCAGGATGCCAGCCTCTCTCCTTCCTCTACACAACCCACTCCGCTCCTGGGCATCGACCTGGGGACCACCAACAGCCTGATCGCAGTCTGGCAGGATGGCGAAGCGCGTCTGATCGCCAACGCCCTGGGCGAAGTGCTGACCCCCTCGGTGGTCAGTGTCGATGACGATGGCAGCATCCTGGTGGGCCAGGCTGCCCGGGCCCGGTTGACCACTCACCCGCAGCGCACGGCGGGCGCTTTCAAGCGCTTCATGGGCAGTGACAAGCGCTACGCGCTGGGTGAGCACTGTTTCACGCCTGAAGAGCTGTCGGCCCTGGTGCTGGGTGCATTGAAGCAGGACGCCGAGGCCCATCTGGGCTGCTCGGTGAGTGAAGCGGTGATTTCGGTACCTGCCTATTTCAGCGACGAGCAGCGCAAGCGCACGGTGTTTGCCGCCGAGCTGGCCGGGCTCAAGGTGCAGCGGCTGATCAACGAACCCACGGCCGCCGCCATGGCCTATGGCCTACATGAGCAGAAGTTCGAACGCACCCTGGTCTTCGACCTGGGGGGCGGTACCTTCGACGTCACGGTGCTCGAGTACGCCTTGCCGCTGATCGAGGTGCATGCCTCCACCGGTGACAACTACCTGGGTGGCGAAGATTTCACCGAGGCGTTGCTGCAGGCCTGCCTGCACGACTGGAAGCTCAAGGTCGAAGACCTCGAGCCCCAGGCTCTGGCCAGCCTTCACGACGCCGTCGAGCAGCTCAAGCGCGAGGCGGGCGAGGGTAGCCGCACATTGAACTGGAGTGGCGATGGCCAGGCCCGTGAATGGGTAGTCGACGACCTGAAGCTGCAAGCGATCTGGGCGCCGTTGCTGGCACGGGTGCGCACGCCCATCGAACAGGCCCTGCGCGATGCCCGGCTCAGCCCGCGGGAGTTGGACAGCCTGGTGCTGGTCGGTGGCGCCACGCGCATGCCGCAGGTGCAGCAACTGGTGGCCAAGCTGTTCGGTCGCCTGCCGTACCGGCACCTTGATCCGGACACCATCGTCGCCCTGGGCGCCGCCAGCCAGGCGGCTTGCAAGGCGCGCGACGCGGCGATCGACGAGCTGATCCTGACCGATGTCTGCCCCTACACCCTGGGCATTGCCTCCTCGCGTGGCGAAGACGTCACCGGGGCCTTCTCGCCGATCATCGAGCGCAACACGGTGATTCCGACCTCAAAAGTCCAGCGCTTCTACAGCAGCCACCCCGAGCAGGAATCCATTCGCATTGCCGTGTACCAGGGCGAGCGCCCCTGGGTGCGTGACAATATCCTGGTCGACAGCTTCGTGGTGCCGTTGCAGCAGACCGGTGCGGTCCAGTCGCTGGATGTGCGTTTCAGCTACGACATCAACGGCCTGCTGGAAGTGGACGTGACCTTCCTCGAAAGTGGCCAGAAACACAGCCACAGTATCGACCGCAGCCCTACCGGGCTGGATGCCGAGGCACGCCAGGCCAGCCAGGAGCGCCTGGCGCGGCTGAAGATTCACCCACGCGACACCCTGCCCAATCGCACCCTGCTGGCCCGACTGGAGCGGGCCTGGATGCAGAGCCTGGGCGATGAGCGCGAGTTGATCGGCAGCTGGCTGGATGCGTTCAACGCGGTGCTGGCCAGGCAGCAGTCCAGTGAGATCGGCCGCGAGCGCCTGGCCTTGAGCCAAGCGCTCGATGAGCTGCGTTACTGACCGTTCAGGCGCCGCAAGGTGGCCTGCAGGCCACCGTCCATCGGCATGCCCTTGCCTGGCGGCGGCCCGTACTGGTTAGGCAACTTGTTGCCGGGCAGGCCCAGCAGCACCAGGGTAACGAACGGCAGCACACGGCTGATCACCAGTAGCAGCAGCAGGGTCGGCACGCCCCGGCCGAGGTCGCGCAAGCGGCGCAGGCTGGCGCTGATCATCAGCACCGCGACCACCGCGAACAGTGCCGGGAACTTCAGGGCCATGGCGCTGCATGGCACAGTGGCCACCAGATGCCAGGCGAAGCCGGTGCGGTTCAGGCGACTGTTGAGCTTCCAGAATGCCCACAGAGGGGCGGGCGGCTGTTTCAGGTCGTTGCCCAGCATGCGTTCGGCCCAGGACAGCACGGCCATGCTTGCGCAGCGCAGGCCGGGGTACTGTTGGGTATCGTCCTTGATTTTCTGCAGGGCGCACAACGCCCGGGGCTTGGGGGGCGTGCAGTCGTTGAGCAGGCTGTTCAGCGCGTCCATCACACCCTTGAACGCCTGGCTGTCGATGCCCTGGTTACGCAGTACGTCGGCCGGCGGCCGTCCGACCTTGCCGTCCACCAGCCCGCGACGCAGCGGCTCGAACCAGGCGCCTTGCAGCGTCATGGCTTCAAGGCGGTTGCGCAGGCGCGTGCGTTGTTCCTCGCCCAGTGAGCGGTCGTGGTACAGCACCGCGCAGAACAGCAGGTAGCTCAGCGGGCTCGCGTCGAACAGGCGGCCATCATCGTTGTCCAGGCAGGCGGCCAACTGCGCGGCGCTGGGCAGGCGCGTGCTGTCGAGGGCCTGCTGCAGGGTCTGCAGGGGCGCGGACAAGACGACCTCTGGCAGGCTGTTGTCGCCTGTGCGGGCATCGAGCGCCTGCAGGAGCTGCGCGTGCTGCTCGGCGAAGGGGTGGTCGGCGGGATACTGCAACTGCCCGGGCAAGGCCGGGTCGATCAGCGCCAGCCAGCGTGATTGCTGCTCCAGCAGGGCGAGCATGAACAGCTGTTGGCGATGCCAGGCCCACAGGGCCTCGCCGTCAGGCATCGCTGGCAGCAGTACGCCGTCCTCGGCCAGGCGGCCCTGCAACGGCAGGGCGAATGGCGTGGTGAACAAGCGGAGCATGTCGAACTGGCTGTTGAGCGCGTTCAGGGCCTGGGCCGAGTAGACGCGCATGCGCCGCAGCCATTCGCGGCACACCGAGCGGATGGCGTCATCGGCCAGTGCTTCGGGCAGTTCGACTGTCGGCGCTTCGCTGGCGCAGAACTGCACCAGGGCCTGCACCACCGGCGATTGCTCGAGCCAGTGCAGGTGTTGCGCGGCCTGACGTTGGAAGCCCTCCAGGATCAGGGCATCGAGCGGGTCTTCGCCGGGCTGGCGTGACAGGATCTGGCGTAACAGGCCAGCTTCGCCGCGTTGCAGGGCCCACGCTTGCCAGTACAGGTGATGCAGTTCGCGGTCGGGCTGCTCCTGCAGCAACCAGGCCAGCAGTGGCAACTCGTCGTCACCGTCCAGGCGCCAATCGACAAAGGTGCCGGCAATCCCGCCAAGCTCCATGCGCGCGGCTTCTGCCCAGCGGGCCAAGGTCTGCGGCGTCTGTGCCGGGCTGCCCCAGGCCTGGGCCGGATCGGCCAGGTCGATGGGCCAGGAGGCGGGCATGTGCAGGTGGTCGAAGGCCTGGATCAACAACGGCAGGCGCTGCGGTTGATGGCGCGCGCACAGGTCGATCAGCCAACGCTCGGCCTGGGGGTGCTGGTGTTCGCGGTACAGTCGCAGCCAGCAGTCCAGGGCTTGCTGTTCGGCGTCCAGGGCATGGGCTTGGCGCGCCAGCAGGTAAAGCAGGTCGATGTCGTTGGGCGCCTGTTGCAGGCGCTCTAGCAGTTGGCCATGGAAGGCGCGGCTGCCGATCCCCGCCTGGCTGAACTGCACCAGCAGGCGCTGCATCAGGGCGGGGTCGTCGGGGATGGCCAGGCAGGTGTGCACGTTGACGAACTGCTTGTATTCGAACAGCGGGTGCTGCTGGTAGCAGTATTCCAGGCTGCGGAAATACCACAGGCTTTCCAGCTGTGCGCTGGGCGGCCAATCGCGCATCAGTGCGGTGTCGTAGGGGTCGGGCTCTTCCAGGCGGTCGAGGAAGGCTTCCACCTCATGAGGGTTTTCCAGGCGCAGCAGCTGTTGCGCCCAACCCAGGCGCTGGGCCAGCAGGCTGGCGCAGCGATGCGAAAGCGGGCCGGCGTCGCGAAGGGTGGCGAGCAGATGCCAGCTCAGGTCCTCCAGTTCGTCCAGTGGCAGAGTGTCCAGTTCGTCGATGTAGCGCTGCCAGGCTGGCGGATCGAAGCGGGTGGCCGGCGCTTCGAGCAGGCTGTGGAAGGCTTGCAGCGCGGGATGCACGGCGGCGTGCTCGGCCGCGGGTTCCAGGTCGTCAGGCGCTGGCGCGGTGTGTTCGCGGGCCAGGCGCTGGGCTTGCTCGTAGGCTTCACGCAGTGCCTTGAAACCTTCCGGGTCGGTCTCGGGGTGGTGCGAGGGCAGCTGGCTGCGGTAAGCCAGGCGGATGGCATCGAGATCCTGGGTCGGTTCGATCCCCAGGCGAATCCAGCAACTCATGACCAGCAGTCCTCTTCCAGCGTTGTGGGGCGTTGTGGCTCGGGCAGGGGCAGGTCCCAGGGCAGTTCGGCGAACAAGGCGTGGGCACCATGGCGCAGGTTGAGCAGGATGCAGCGGTTCCAGTGTTCGTCACCCTGGCGTTCGAGGTTGGCGGCCAGGGTGTCGTCGCTGCTGCCGCTGGCGTTCCACAACGCCTTGCCGAACAGGTAACCGGCCAGGTAGCTGTCCCAGCGGTTGTAGTAATGGCGGGCGCGCAAGGCCAGGCGGTAGTGCAGGTAGAGGCTTTCCTCACGGCTGACCAGGCCTTTCTTGACCCCGGCACGGAGCAGGTAGCTCATGCGGCCCAGGTCCCAGGCGCGGGTGCCGCCCGGGCCGCAATCGGGGAAGGTGCGCGCGGCGTACTGGTGGCGGATGCGTTCACGCGGGGGCAGGGTTTCGAGCAGCGCCTGCCATTGGCTGGGCAGACAGCGCTGGTACTGCCAGTAGGCCTCGCTCAGTTCGGTGGCGTGGCCGTTGTCGGCCATGCTCAGCATGTCCAGCAACTGGGCACGGGTGCTGATGCCCCACCAACGTTCCAGGTCGGCCTGGTCTTCGCCTTCGAAATAGTCGGGGGCGGTGTAGCTGGCGCCGTTCAGGGCGGCCATGGGGGCGGAGAGGGCATGTAGCCAGTGCTGGGCGGGTTCGTCCATGAGGGGTCCTGGGGGGCTTTGGGCTGGCGCGGATTGTAATGCAATAGTCTTGCGGCGCGCTTGAGATCGAGCGCCGCCCGCGCGGCGCATCGCGGATGAATCCGCTCCTACGTTTGTTTCGGGCCAGTTATGCCTGGGAAGGTAGCGGTGACCGCATCGTTCATGGCGCCCTCCTGAAAGGGCTGGCAAAGGGAGGGTGTCCGAATGCCAATCCGTCAGCGCCGAACCTCCTCCCCCCGAAGCGTCAGCACCTCGTACCCGCTCTCGGTCACCGCCACGGTATGCTCCCACTGCGCCGACAGCGTGTGATCCCGGGTAATCACCGTCCAACCATCACGCAGTCCGCGGGTCCCGCGGCCGCCCTGGTTGATCATCGGCTCGATGGTGAACACCATCCCCGCTTGCAGTTTCATGCCCATCCCACGATGGCCGTAATGCAGCACCTCGGGCGCCTCGTGCATCTGCGTGCCGATACCATGCCCGCAGTACTCGCGCACCACGCTATAGCCGGCGGCTTCGGCGTGCACCTGGATGGCGTGGCCGATATCACCGAGGGTGGCGCCGGGGCGTACCTGCTCGATGCCTTTCCACAACGCATCGTAGGTGGTGTCGACCAGCCGCCGGGCCTCTTCGCTGATCTGCCCGATGCAGTACATCTTCGACGAGTCGGCAATGTAACCGCCCTGCTCCAGGGTGATGTCGACATTGACGATAGAGCCTTCGTTCAGCACCTCACCGGCCTTGGGCATGCCATGGCACACCACATGGTCCACGGAAGTGTTCAGCGCATAGGGGAAACCATACTGGCCCTTGCTCGCCGGGCGCGACTTGAGCGTCTCGACGATGAACGTCTCCGCGCGGTCGTTGATCTGCATCGTCGTCACGCCCGGGCGGATGAAACCGTCGAGGTGGGCGAACACCTGGGCCAGCAGTTGCCCGGCGCGGCGCATCAGCGCCAGTTGGGCGGCGTCCTTGAGCATGACCTGGCTCATTGCAGCAGTTCCTTGAGGTTGGCCTGTTCCTGGCGCAGCAACTGGCGCAGCAGGTCCTGGTAGGTGGCTTGCGGATGCAGCTCGGCGAGCATGCCGAGGCGGATCCAGTGTTCGGCCTGTGCGTTGATCGAGCGCGACAGCGCGGCACTGGCCACGCGCAGGTCTTCGTGGAGGTCGTCGGAGATCTTGACGATGCCCATGGTGGGGTACCCGTATATATGAAACGTATACGAAGCATATCGCTTGGCCAGGCCTGAACGCCACCCAATGGTGCAACAGGCCCACTACGGTGCGACAAGACGCGATCCCACGTAGGAGCCGGCCTTGCCGGCGAACACCGGCAAAGCCGGTGCCAAGCGCCACGGTGCCTGATTCGCAGGCAGGCGCCGGTCATGGCCCGGCTTTTGCTGTCGCTCATTCATCAGGTCATCAACGCCGATGGCCGACTTTCATCACGACGAAGGCGCCGTGTTGCCCCCGTTTGCCAGTGCAGGCCGGGGCAGCCGGCGCCTTTGTCGTTTCGTCAGCAGGAGATCGCCGATGAGCAGCAGCGAGGTCCGCAGCGTTTGCCCCTACTGTGGCGTGGGGTGCGGCATCGTCATGAGCGTGACCGACGGCAAGGTGGTCAAGGTCAGTGGTGATAAACAGCACCCGAGCAACTTCGGCCGGCTGTGCACCAAGGGCCTGACGGCTCACATCCCCCTGACCACCGGGCGCATGGCCTACGCCTGGCTGCGCCGCCAGCGCGACCAGGAACCGGTGCGCGGCGCTCTGGACGAGGCCATCGCCGAAACCGCGTCCCGCCTGCGCACGATCATCGACCAGCACGGGGCGGACGCCGTGGCCTTGTACGTGTCGGGGCAGATGTCGCTGGAGGCCCAGTACCTGGCCAACAAGCTGGCCAAGGGGTATATCCGCACCCGCCATATCGAATCCAACTCGCGCCTGTGCATGGCCAGCGCCGGCAGCGGTTACAAACAGTCGCTGGGCGCCGATGGGCCGCCCGGCAGCTACCAGGATTTCGAGCACGCCGAGGTGTTCCTGGTGATCGGCGCGAACATGGCCGACTGCCATCCGATCCTCTTCCTGCGCTTGCTCGAGCGGGCCAAGGCCGGGGCCCGGCTGATCGTCGTCGACCCTCGGCGCACGGCCACCGCCGACAAGGCCGACCTGTTCCTGCAACTGCGCCCGGGCACCGACCTGGCGCTGCTCAATGGCCTGTTGCACCTGCTGCATGCCAACGGCCATACCGACCCCGACTTCATTGCCCGTCACACCGAAGGCTGGGAGGCGCTACCGGCCTTTCTCGCCGACTACACCCCTGAACGCGTCGCCGCCATCACCGGCTTGGCCGAGGCCGATATCCGCCAGGCCGCCACCTGGATCGGCGAGTCCCAAAACTGGATGAGCTGTTGGACCATGGGCCTGAATCAGAGCATCCACGGCACCTGGCACAGCAACGCGCTGTGCAACCTGCACCTGGCCACCGGCGCCATCTGCCGCCTGGGCAGCGGGCCGTTTTCCCTGACTGGCCAGCCCAACGCCATGGGCGGGCGCGAGATGGGCTACATGGGGCCTGGCCTGCCGGGCCAGCGTTCGGCGCAGGTCGAGGCCGACCGCGCCTTCGTCGAGGGGCAATGGCAGTTGGCGCCGGGTACGCTGCGCAGCGACGGCGGTGAGGGCACGGTGGC includes the following:
- the map gene encoding type I methionyl aminopeptidase, with the translated sequence MSQVMLKDAAQLALMRRAGQLLAQVFAHLDGFIRPGVTTMQINDRAETFIVETLKSRPASKGQYGFPYALNTSVDHVVCHGMPKAGEVLNEGSIVNVDITLEQGGYIADSSKMYCIGQISEEARRLVDTTYDALWKGIEQVRPGATLGDIGHAIQVHAEAAGYSVVREYCGHGIGTQMHEAPEVLHYGHRGMGMKLQAGMVFTIEPMINQGGRGTRGLRDGWTVITRDHTLSAQWEHTVAVTESGYEVLTLRGEEVRR
- a CDS encoding MFS transporter; translation: MSHPSQFTLLGKRRFLPFFITQSLGAFNDNLFKQSLILAILYKLSLEGDRSIWVNLCALLFILPFFLFSALAGQFGEKFAKDRLIRAIKLAEIVIMAIGATGFVTHHLELMLVALFAMGTHSALFGPVKYSILPQALREEELVGGNGLVEMGTFLAILAGTIGAGVMMSSSNYATVAAIGVVGTAVLGYLASRWIPRAAAAAPQMKLDWNIFRQSWATLRMGLGQTPAVSRSIVGNSWFWFVGAIYLTQIPAYAKDWLHGDETVVTLVLTLFSVGIAIGSLLCERLSGRKVEIGLVPFGSFGLTLFGLLWWWHSGDVPAGAVPHDWLALLGMSQAWWIVLSIVGLGIFGGFYIVPLYALIQARTPEDQRARVIAANNILNALFMVVSAVVTIVLLSVAELSIPQLFLVVSLLNIAVNAYIFRIVPEFTMRFLIWLLSHSMYRVEHRELERIPDEGAALLVCNHVSFVDALLIGGAIRRPVRFVMYYKIYNLPVLNFVFRTAGAIPIAGRGEDEATYARAFARIAQYLADGELVCIFPEGKLSADGEIDVFKGGVNRILQETPVPVIPLALQGLWGSFFSRDPNKGFFKRLWSRVTIVAGAAIPVEAAQPEALREQVSLLRGDSR
- a CDS encoding ParD-like family protein, translated to MGIVKISDDLHEDLRVASAALSRSINAQAEHWIRLGMLAELHPQATYQDLLRQLLRQEQANLKELLQ
- a CDS encoding molecular chaperone HscC — translated: MQDASLSPSSTQPTPLLGIDLGTTNSLIAVWQDGEARLIANALGEVLTPSVVSVDDDGSILVGQAARARLTTHPQRTAGAFKRFMGSDKRYALGEHCFTPEELSALVLGALKQDAEAHLGCSVSEAVISVPAYFSDEQRKRTVFAAELAGLKVQRLINEPTAAAMAYGLHEQKFERTLVFDLGGGTFDVTVLEYALPLIEVHASTGDNYLGGEDFTEALLQACLHDWKLKVEDLEPQALASLHDAVEQLKREAGEGSRTLNWSGDGQAREWVVDDLKLQAIWAPLLARVRTPIEQALRDARLSPRELDSLVLVGGATRMPQVQQLVAKLFGRLPYRHLDPDTIVALGAASQAACKARDAAIDELILTDVCPYTLGIASSRGEDVTGAFSPIIERNTVIPTSKVQRFYSSHPEQESIRIAVYQGERPWVRDNILVDSFVVPLQQTGAVQSLDVRFSYDINGLLEVDVTFLESGQKHSHSIDRSPTGLDAEARQASQERLARLKIHPRDTLPNRTLLARLERAWMQSLGDERELIGSWLDAFNAVLARQQSSEIGRERLALSQALDELRY
- the rdgC gene encoding recombination-associated protein RdgC, which codes for MWFKNLLTYRLTQDVPFEPEALEAALASKPARPCASQELTTYGFVAPFGKGADAPLVHVSGEFLLIAARKEERILPSSVVNDAVKEKVEEIETEQMRKVYKKERDQIKDEIIQAFLPRAFIRRSMIFAAIAPRLGLILVNSASAKRAEDLLSTLREVMGSLPVRPVTVKIAPAATMTDWVKSQQAAEGFYVLDECELRDTGEDGGIVRCKRQDLTGEEIQLHLSTGKVVTQLALAWQDKLSFVLDDKTVIKRLKFEELLQEQAEQDGGDEAQQQFDASFTLMMMTFTEFLPALFEALGGEEIPQGV
- a CDS encoding DUF1266 domain-containing protein; the protein is MDEPAQHWLHALSAPMAALNGASYTAPDYFEGEDQADLERWWGISTRAQLLDMLSMADNGHATELSEAYWQYQRCLPSQWQALLETLPPRERIRHQYAARTFPDCGPGGTRAWDLGRMSYLLRAGVKKGLVSREESLYLHYRLALRARHYYNRWDSYLAGYLFGKALWNASGSSDDTLAANLERQGDEHWNRCILLNLRHGAHALFAELPWDLPLPEPQRPTTLEEDCWS
- a CDS encoding DUF805 domain-containing protein, whose protein sequence is MSCWIRLGIEPTQDLDAIRLAYRSQLPSHHPETDPEGFKALREAYEQAQRLAREHTAPAPDDLEPAAEHAAVHPALQAFHSLLEAPATRFDPPAWQRYIDELDTLPLDELEDLSWHLLATLRDAGPLSHRCASLLAQRLGWAQQLLRLENPHEVEAFLDRLEEPDPYDTALMRDWPPSAQLESLWYFRSLEYCYQQHPLFEYKQFVNVHTCLAIPDDPALMQRLLVQFSQAGIGSRAFHGQLLERLQQAPNDIDLLYLLARQAHALDAEQQALDCWLRLYREHQHPQAERWLIDLCARHQPQRLPLLIQAFDHLHMPASWPIDLADPAQAWGSPAQTPQTLARWAEAARMELGGIAGTFVDWRLDGDDELPLLAWLLQEQPDRELHHLYWQAWALQRGEAGLLRQILSRQPGEDPLDALILEGFQRQAAQHLHWLEQSPVVQALVQFCASEAPTVELPEALADDAIRSVCREWLRRMRVYSAQALNALNSQFDMLRLFTTPFALPLQGRLAEDGVLLPAMPDGEALWAWHRQQLFMLALLEQQSRWLALIDPALPGQLQYPADHPFAEQHAQLLQALDARTGDNSLPEVVLSAPLQTLQQALDSTRLPSAAQLAACLDNDDGRLFDASPLSYLLFCAVLYHDRSLGEEQRTRLRNRLEAMTLQGAWFEPLRRGLVDGKVGRPPADVLRNQGIDSQAFKGVMDALNSLLNDCTPPKPRALCALQKIKDDTQQYPGLRCASMAVLSWAERMLGNDLKQPPAPLWAFWKLNSRLNRTGFAWHLVATVPCSAMALKFPALFAVVAVLMISASLRRLRDLGRGVPTLLLLLVISRVLPFVTLVLLGLPGNKLPNQYGPPPGKGMPMDGGLQATLRRLNGQ
- the sugE gene encoding quaternary ammonium compound efflux SMR transporter SugE gives rise to the protein MSWIILFFAGLFEVGWAVGLKYTDGFTRPLPTLLTVGAMVISLGLLGLAMKELPLGTAYAIWTGVGAVGTVIAGIILFGESMALVRLASVALIITGLVGLKVSAS